Sequence from the Microbacterium sp. AZCO genome:
GGCACCGAGATGGCCCACTGGTTGTTCTGCAGGAAGAAGACCTCGGGGGTGTTGTAGCTCGCGGCGAACACCATCGCCTCGTGCACGTCGCCCTGGCTCGATGCGCCGTCGCCGTAGTAGACGACGACGGCCTCGTCCCGCTCCGGATCGCCCGTCCCGCACTTGCCGTCGAAGACGAGGCCCATCGCGAGCCCGGTCGCGTGCAGCGTCTGCGAGCCGAGGACGAGGGTGTAGATGTGCGTGTTGCCGTTGCGCGGATCGGTGGGATCCCAGCCGCCGTGGGTGAGGCCGCGCATGACGCGGATGATGTCGACCACGTCGACGCCGCGGATCCGCGCGACGACGTGCTCGCGGTACGACGGGAAGATGTGGTCCTGCGGGCGCGCGGCGCGGACGGAGCCGACCTGCGCCGCCTCCTGGCCGAGGCTCGGCGGCCACAGCGCGAGCTGCCCCTGACGCTGCAGGTTGGTGGCCTGCCGGTCGAAGGCGCGGATGACGACCATGTCCCGATAGAACCCCTCGAGCTCGGCGTCGCTCAGCGACTCGATGATCTCGAGGTAGGGCTCGGCCGCCGCGGACGGGGCGAGACTGCCGTCGGGCGCGAGCACTCTGACGACCGCGGAGTCCGCGGCCTCGGATGCGTGGTCTTGAACCGAGTTTTCGGTCTGGGTCACGTTCCTACGCTAACCCTCGCCCCGGATGCCCTTCTGGGAGGCTTCCGACAACGGATGCTGCGATCCCTAGGACCTTGTCCACGGACTCATGCTCTCCGACGGATATACGGATGCCGTCACCCGCGAACGGTCGCACCACGAGGCCGCCCGCGACGAACTTCTCCGCGATCTCCAGCGACTCGGACCCGGCGGGGAGCCACACGAAGTTGCCCTGCGCATAGGGGACGGCCCAGCCGAGCCCGCGGAGACCCGCGACGAGCGCGTCACGCCGCTCGGCGATGACGGACACCCGCTCGAGCAGCTCGCGCTCGGCGTCGAGGCTCGCGAGCGCCGCGACCTCAGCGTGCGCCGTGACCGAGAGGGGGATCGCGGTCGATCGTGCCGCGTCGAGGATGCGCGGGTGGCCGATCGCGTAGCCGACACGGAGGGCGGCGAGGCCGAACGCCTTCGAGAACGTGCGGAGGACGACGACATTGGGATGCCCCTCTCCGCCGAGCACGCGGAGGCCGTCGACGGCGTTGGGGTCGGTGACGAATTCGGCATACGCCTCGTCGAGGATCACCAGCACGTCGCTCGGGATCTTCGCCAGGAAAGCCTCGAACTCGTCGTGCCCGACGATGGGGCCGGTCGGGTTGTTGGGGCTGCAGACGATGACGACGCGCGTGCGCTCGGTGACCGCCGCGGCCATCGCGTCGAGATCGTGCCGTGCGCCCTCGCCGAGGGGCACCTGCACGGGGGTCGCGCCGGCGATGAGGACGAGTCCGGGGTAGGCCTCGAACGACCGCCACGCGTAGAGGACCTCGTCGCCGGGGCCTGCCGCGGCGAGGATCAGCTGCGCGAGGATCGACACGCTGCCGGCCCCGATGTGCACCTCGTCGAGAGTCACGCCGAACCGGTCGGCGAGGCGCTCGCGGAGGCGGCCGGCCGTGGCATCCGGATATCTGTTGAGAGCCGTCGCGGACTGCACCGCCTCGAGCACGCCCGGCAGCGGGTCGAACGGGTTCTCGTTGCTCGAGAGCTTGAAGGCGCCCGGCCCCGCCTGCGTGCCCTGCTTGTACGGCGGGAGCGCGGCGATCTCGGGTCGGATTCGGACGGGAGCGTCTGTCACCCTTCCGAGTCTAGAAGCGCTGGTCGCCGCGCGTCGCGGGGTCAAGGCCCTGCTCGCCGCGGAGGCGCGTGCGAGACTGAGCGCACTATGGGCTTCCTCATCCGCGTCGTCGTGAACGCCTTCGCCATCTGGATCGTGACCCTGATGCCCGCGCTGCAGGTCACCGTCATCGCGTTCCCGCCGGGCGAGACGCTGCAGTACGTCCTGACGCTGCTCATCGTGGCGGCGATCTTCGCCATCGTGAACACCATCATCGGGACGATCGTGAAGATCATCTCGATCCCGCTGTACATCCTCACGCTCGGCCTGATCGGCCTCGTCATCAACGGCTTCCTGCTGTGGCTCACGGCCTGGATCACGAGCTTCTGGAACTGGGGCCTGCGCGTCGAGGACTTCTGGTGGGGGATCGTCGCGGCGCTCGTCATCTCGATCATCAACTGGATCGCCGGGATGTTCCTGCGTCCTCGTCACCGCAGGGACTGACGCCCGGCGCGGCTACGACGCCCGGCGCAGGGACTGGGCCCGGCGCGGGGACCGCGCCGGGCACAGGGACCCCGCCCGGCGCCCCCGCGCCCGGCACAGGAACGGCGCACGGGGTCCGCTCGGCGCCGAACTCGAGCACCTCGACCGAGGTCGCGCTCTGCAGCTCGTCGAGGCGCCCGCGCACGGCATCCATCCGCGGGTCGCTCGAGGCGTCGAGCATGGCCGCGGTCTGCTCGTACTCCCCGATGTGGTGCGCCGCTAGCGGGTCGGCGACCGGGAGAGGGGGGTCGACCGACCGCTCGGCGACGAAGCTGCCGGCCGCACCCGTGCCGCCGTCGAGCCCGCCTCCCGCGATCGCCCCCACCGGGTCGTCGGTATGGCGGATCGTGACGTCGAGGGTGCCGTCGCCCACCTCGGCGTCGACGGGCGACCCGAACGTCACGAGCGTCCGGGTGTCGAAGCCGCCCTCGACCGCGAGGCGCGACGTGATCATCGCGCCTTGGGAGTAGCCGAAGGCGTGGACGGTGTCGCCCGGCTTCGCTCCCGCCGCCCGCAGCGCCTCGAGCGTCGCCTCGTACGAGGCGGACTTCTGGCCGAGGTACAGCTGCTTGTTCGAGGTGAAGTCCCACGGGCCTCTGCTCGTGGTCCCCGCCACGTAGACGGCGTACTGCCGCGAGCCGTCCGGCATCGTGTACCGCTCGACCCGCACCCGGGCGGCCGGATCGCTGGGGATGCGCGCCGCTATGCCCGCGAGCGACGTCGGCGCGCCCGCCTCGGCGCCCACGGCGGCCGTCACCGGGATGAGCTCGACGGCCGGGGCCGGACCCGTCAAGCGCTCGCCCCGCAGGATCGTGCCCCCACCCGACGAGCGGAGCCCCGTCGTGAGCCCCAGCGCGACGATGCCCGCCCCCGCGGCGCCGGACCCCATTCCGAGCCACGAGCCGAACTCGACGGCGGGCCCCACGAAGGGCGCCGCCCACGACGCATCCCGCCACAGCTCGGCCCACCACGCCCGGGCGCCGCTCGAAGGGTGCTCCGCCTCGATCGCCTCGAGGCGGGCGTCGATGCGAGCCATCGCCGCCGCGTCGCCCGCCGATTCGGCCGCCGCCCGCCGGGCGTGGAGCTCGACCGTCTCGTACAGCGCCGCCGTGTCGCGCAGCCGCGCCGCGAGTCCGCCCGGGCGGTCGGTGAGGTCGCCCGCTCGACCGACGAGGCCGTAGGCGCGGCCGATCGCCCCCGTGTGCGCCACGCCCGGGACGTACTCCACCTGGTGCGCCGCCTCGCGCAGAAGTCGTGTGAGGTCGTGCAGGTCGCCCTCCAGCGCGTCCAGCCGGTCGGCGGCGGCGTAGAGGCTGTCGGTGTCGACGGCGACCACCCCGCCGCTGCGGATGTCGAGGTCGCCCACGTCACCACGCTCCGGCGAGCGACGACTGCCACGCGGCACGCACATCGTGCTCGAGCACGAGGGTGTCGCGCCGCACGGCGTCGAGGTCGGCGATGAGCTCGGCGAGCTTCGACCGGTACGCGCGCGCCGCCTCGCACTCCCACGCGGTGTCGTGCTGAAGCCGGTGGAGCGCCGTCGTGGTCGCGTCGAGCCTGCGGCGCGCCTCGGGAAGGAGTCCGGCGGGGGCGTGGCGCGTCGTCACTGTCAGGTGCATGCGTCGAGCCTGGCGTCGACGCGCACGCGAGCGGCGCGCCCTCCCGGAACCTCGGGAGAACGCGCCGCTCGACGCACCTGGGGAGGAGGCGCTGAGCCCTCCTCCCCGTCGGCTCAGCCGGCCGGGCCGACCACCACCTTCGCCGTCGCCGTCGTGCTGTTGCCCGCGGCATCCGTCGCCCGGTACGTGAAGGTGTAGACCGCCTTGTTCACGGCCCGCACCTGGAACGACGTGTCGCTCACCGTCACGACCTCGGCCTTCTTCGCACCGGACGCCGTCGCCTCGACGAGCTCGACCGTGACCGGCCCGCCGCTGTCATCGGTCGCCGTGACGTCGATCGTGAGCGGGCGCAGCGCGCTGTTGGGCGGGAAGATGCGCGATTCCGACGGCGTGACCACGAGGGTCGGCGCCGTCGTGTCGGGCTCGGGCAGGTCGATGCCGACGATGACCGGGTCGTGGTCGCTCGACCGGTACGGGTCGGGCGCCCAGAGCGCGTCCTCGAGCGGCTGCTTGAACGACATGTCGTAGTCGAGGATGCTCGGCTCGTCGGCGTTGATGTTCCACGGCGCGGCGCCCGTCACGTCGGCGACGAGGCCGGGCCCGGCCAGCGCGTGGTCGAGGTAGCCCAGCTGCCCGTCGAAGTCGTAGGAGTAGGCATCCTCCCCCTGATACTTCAGCAGCAGATCGGTGTACCCGGCCGCCTCGAAGGCCCGGATGGGGTCCTCCTTGTCGTACGAGTTGAGGTCGCCGATGATGAGCGAACGGTCGCCCGTGCCCTGGCCCGTGGGGTCGGTCGCGAGCCAGTCGGTGATCGCCTGCGCGGCCGCGGTGCGAACGCCGTTGCAGTTGCCCTGACCGTCTCCCGCGTCGGGGTCGCCGGGGCACGCCGATCCCTTCGACTTCAGGTGGTTCACGACGACCGTCACGGCGGCGTCGTCGCTCACACGCCCGAAGGTCTGCGCGAGGGCCGGCCGGTTCAGCGTGTCGATGAACCGCGGGTCGACCGCCGACGTCAGCAGCGCGAAGTCGCCGAGCGGCTGCACGGTGGCCTTCTTGTAGAGGAACGCCGTCGTGATGGCGTCGGTGCCCACCTTGCCGGTGTTGACGAAGCCGTACACATCACCGCCGACCTTCGCGTTGAGCGCCCGGGTCAGCTCCGCGACCGCGGAGCTCGCCGGATCGGTCGTCGAGCCGTTGTTCTCGATCTCCATGAGACCGAAGACGTCGGCGTCGATGGCCGAGAGGGCCGCCACGATCTTCGCCTCCTGCCGCTGGAACTCCTCCACGGTGTCCGCGCCACGGGTGTAGTCGTCGTCGTTGGAATTCGTCGGCGTCGGATCGATCGTGGTGAAGAAGTTGAGCACGTTGAAGCTCGACACCTTCAGGTCGCCGCCGACCGTCGGCACCGCGGGCCGCGGGTTCTCGACCCGGAACCCGGCGGGCTTCGTGAGCTGGATGCCGTAGCTCGTCTGCCCGTCGGCGCTGCGCACGCGCTGATCGAGCACACCCGTCACCGACGCCAGCACGTCGCCGCCCCGGAACGAGTTCTCGAGCGTGAACGGCTGACCGTTCGGGTGAAGGGCGGGCGACGGATTCTGCAGCGAGCGCCCGTCGTCGATCGTGATGCGCTCGACGAGGTTCGCCGCGGCGAGCGCCGCCGCCTCGGGCGTCCCCGCGTCGAAGGTCGCCGTCGGCTGATACTGCCGCGTCAGGCCGGCATCGATCGTGCCGTAGCGCGCGAACTCGAAGTACTCGAGGATCGCGAGGTCCTGCGGCACGGTGACGTACATGCTCTCGAGCGCCTCGCGCTGAGCGTCGGTCGCGGGAAGCGTCAAGGCGGCGGGAGCCGGCAGCGCGGCATCCGTGTCGCAGATCTCCATGCCGTTCGCGGTGATCTCGGTGAGCCCCTGGAACTCGCTCACGACGCCCGCGACGCTCACGACGTCGCCGACCGACACGTCGAGCGCGCCCTCGCCGTTGCCGGGTGTGTTGTCGGCGTCGTTGCGGTACACGAAGACGCCGTCAGACGTGGCGGGGTTCCCGTCGCCGGCATCCTGCAGGAAGAAGCCGTCGAAGCCGCCGGTCTGGAAGTCGCCGACGACGGTGCCCTGCACCCGCACGACGGAGCCGGCGACGGGAGAGGCATCCCCCGCACCCTGC
This genomic interval carries:
- a CDS encoding thiamine pyrophosphate-dependent dehydrogenase E1 component subunit alpha; translated protein: MTQTENSVQDHASEAADSAVVRVLAPDGSLAPSAAAEPYLEIIESLSDAELEGFYRDMVVIRAFDRQATNLQRQGQLALWPPSLGQEAAQVGSVRAARPQDHIFPSYREHVVARIRGVDVVDIIRVMRGLTHGGWDPTDPRNGNTHIYTLVLGSQTLHATGLAMGLVFDGKCGTGDPERDEAVVVYYGDGASSQGDVHEAMVFAASYNTPEVFFLQNNQWAISVPVATQSRSPLHKRGEGYGMPSIPIDGNDVLASYAVTRVALEEARSGAGPRAIEALTYRMGAHTTSDDPTKYRTSDEELSWVRRDPIARMRAFLEARGASSDFFTDVDAEADAVAEDTRVRTMQLDGIPRNLMFDHVYSEPHPLVDEQRQWLADYEASFEEGTS
- a CDS encoding histidinol-phosphate transaminase, producing the protein MTDAPVRIRPEIAALPPYKQGTQAGPGAFKLSSNENPFDPLPGVLEAVQSATALNRYPDATAGRLRERLADRFGVTLDEVHIGAGSVSILAQLILAAAGPGDEVLYAWRSFEAYPGLVLIAGATPVQVPLGEGARHDLDAMAAAVTERTRVVIVCSPNNPTGPIVGHDEFEAFLAKIPSDVLVILDEAYAEFVTDPNAVDGLRVLGGEGHPNVVVLRTFSKAFGLAALRVGYAIGHPRILDAARSTAIPLSVTAHAEVAALASLDAERELLERVSVIAERRDALVAGLRGLGWAVPYAQGNFVWLPAGSESLEIAEKFVAGGLVVRPFAGDGIRISVGEHESVDKVLGIAASVVGSLPEGHPGRGLA
- a CDS encoding phage holin family protein: MGFLIRVVVNAFAIWIVTLMPALQVTVIAFPPGETLQYVLTLLIVAAIFAIVNTIIGTIVKIISIPLYILTLGLIGLVINGFLLWLTAWITSFWNWGLRVEDFWWGIVAALVISIINWIAGMFLRPRHRRD
- a CDS encoding ExeM/NucH family extracellular endonuclease, whose amino-acid sequence is MHRLVRPSVYLAAGAVVLGALVAAPPATAAEPAPLFLSEVVEGLSNNKAVEVYNPTDAAVPLAGYRLDFFFNGSSSAGLQVPLTGTLASHDVFVLASTLANPAILAQADLTTSQALFNGDDAIALTKDGQILDVFGQIGTDPGSFWGSGNDITQDRTLQRKADSCGDPNGSDAFVPTAQWNILPTDTVSGLGSHTSTCPGTVDPGDPGDPDPVAGCTLAPTPIGAVQGAGDASPVAGSVVRVQGTVVGDFQTGGFDGFFLQDAGDGNPATSDGVFVYRNDADNTPGNGEGALDVSVGDVVSVAGVVSEFQGLTEITANGMEICDTDAALPAPAALTLPATDAQREALESMYVTVPQDLAILEYFEFARYGTIDAGLTRQYQPTATFDAGTPEAAALAAANLVERITIDDGRSLQNPSPALHPNGQPFTLENSFRGGDVLASVTGVLDQRVRSADGQTSYGIQLTKPAGFRVENPRPAVPTVGGDLKVSSFNVLNFFTTIDPTPTNSNDDDYTRGADTVEEFQRQEAKIVAALSAIDADVFGLMEIENNGSTTDPASSAVAELTRALNAKVGGDVYGFVNTGKVGTDAITTAFLYKKATVQPLGDFALLTSAVDPRFIDTLNRPALAQTFGRVSDDAAVTVVVNHLKSKGSACPGDPDAGDGQGNCNGVRTAAAQAITDWLATDPTGQGTGDRSLIIGDLNSYDKEDPIRAFEAAGYTDLLLKYQGEDAYSYDFDGQLGYLDHALAGPGLVADVTGAAPWNINADEPSILDYDMSFKQPLEDALWAPDPYRSSDHDPVIVGIDLPEPDTTAPTLVVTPSESRIFPPNSALRPLTIDVTATDDSGGPVTVELVEATASGAKKAEVVTVSDTSFQVRAVNKAVYTFTYRATDAAGNSTTATAKVVVGPAG